CGACACAGATACACTCCGTGGCGGGCAAACTGAAGAAAGGCACGTCGCTAATATCACAACGCCCTTTCCGCTCACCTCATCACAGTATTTCACAAGTTGCTCTCGTAGGCGGAGGTACGAACCCGCAGCCAGGCGAAATCTCGCTTGCCCACAACGGCGTGCTCTTCTGTGACGAGCTGCCAGAGTTCAACCGAAGCGTTCTAGAGGTGATGCGTCAGCCTCTTGAAGACCGTCGCATAACCATAAGCCGTGCGAAATATTCCATCGACTATCCCTGCTCATTCATGTTTGTCGCCTCCATGAATCCATGTCCATGCGGTTATTATGGCGATCCGAACCATCAATGTGCATGCACCCCAGGTCAGATTCAGCGCTACATGAACAAGATCAGTGGTCCCCTACTCGACCGCATAGACATACACTGTGAGATACAGGCCGTACCTTTCTCTGAACTGTCACAGATGCAACCTGGTGAACCCTCCGCTGCCATCCGCGAGCGAGTCATTGCCGCCCGCAGGATTCAGGAGGAGCGCTTCAAGCCCTACAAGGGCATCCACTGCAACGCCATGATGACGGAGCGCATGCTCCATGAGTTTGCCGAGCCCGATGCCCAGTCACTCGAAATGTTGCGTATGGCCATGGAACGTCTGAAGCTCTCCGCCCGTGCCTACAGCCGCATCCTCAAAGTAGCCCGCACCATAGCCGACCTCGCTGGCAGCGAGAAGGTACAGTCCATGCACATAGCCGAAGCAATCGGCTACCGTAACCTCGACCGCGGTGACTGGGCGGAGCGAGGGATATAGTAAAAAAATGAGACGGTTCTCATGAACCGCCCCATAACAATCTAATAAAATATTGAGTTTCTATTAGTAAATCGGTATCATTGTTCTTTCGGAACCTCAAGAATAAAGCGGCAACCGTCATGATAGTTGCTATCGAGAGTAAGATTTCCACCCAAGCTGATAGCGTGACGCTTGGACAAAGCAAGACCGAGGCCGAGGCCTTCACTCAGGTCGTTGACCTTGATAAACGGTTGGAATATCTGTTCAGCAGAGGATTCGCTGATGCCTGGACCAGTGTCCTGCACAATAAAACGGAGAGTAGTATCGGTCTCTACGATTTCAAGAGATATATTCTGCCCATCCGAGTATTTGGCAGCATTATATAGCAGCTCACGCAGACTACGCATGAGGAACAGGTGATTCGTGGTAATGGTAACATCGTCAGGAACAGATGTTTTGACGCTTATCTCAATATCTGGGAAATGTATGTGCATATATCCGATACACTCCTGTGCCACAGCATTACATACAATGCGTTCGTTATGGGAGCTCTGAATTTCTTCGTTAGCTCCAGTTTCAGAGCTATCGAAGAGCATCAACACAAGACGCTCCAGCGCCATGGCATTGTGCTTCATCGTTTTAGTAATTGACGTAGCCTCCTCTTCAGAAAGGACTGCATGGCTGATGCTGTCACGCAACACCTGAGCAAAGCCAAGGATGATGTTCAGCGGGGTGCGTATCTGGTGTGTCACATTCTGCATGAAGATGGTCTTGCGCTTGGCAGCCTCCTCTGCCTTTTGGGTGGCCACGACAAGTTCTTCATTGCGCGACTTAGTCTGATCAACAGTATAACGTATGCTTCCCATGTGGAAGTTAAGAGACTGTAGCATCACGGCAAAACTATTCTGCAGACGACCTATGACATCCTTACGCTCTGTCTTGGGGATATGGGTCTCATAGTTACATCCAGCTATACGCTCCAACTTTTCCAACAGCAGTCCAAGTGGACGTATGGCTTGAAGGACAGTGTGCCGCGAGAGTATCATTATGACAACGAAGCCAATGGCAAGGAGCATTATGACAATGTTTGTAAGCCAATAGTGCAACCTCAGAATATCGTCGTCCGGACATACTAAGGCAATACTCCAGTCGGTACCATCAATAGGTCGGTAGCAGACTATGCAATCCTCTCCACGAACATTGACATTCATCATGCCTCTGGCTCCTGAGGTCATCTCGTAGCCAAGTGCTATGAGGTCAGGATGCTTAACAGGGTCA
This region of Prevotella sp. E13-27 genomic DNA includes:
- a CDS encoding sensor histidine kinase, which encodes MIRIRSNLSMKLSVVILLLAIPLFMLSLGIFYMQSKKLIRNEAARHVNSVLNTTAHRVKTKMGTVETAAKANQWVMENESLSNDMLHHYSHRIASLNRNVSSCHITSATDTVGMLMQQRRYTAVLEHGKAQWVSPSVNDYDEASHEDSLTAFYCMPIHGADGSFAGILSAGMSMDSISTVLDTMLVSYKNAYFVLLGSSGEYLVHPDTTKIYAKTIFTDIDPVKHPDLIALGYEMTSGARGMMNVNVRGEDCIVCYRPIDGTDWSIALVCPDDDILRLHYWLTNIVIMLLAIGFVVIMILSRHTVLQAIRPLGLLLEKLERIAGCNYETHIPKTERKDVIGRLQNSFAVMLQSLNFHMGSIRYTVDQTKSRNEELVVATQKAEEAAKRKTIFMQNVTHQIRTPLNIILGFAQVLRDSISHAVLSEEEATSITKTMKHNAMALERLVLMLFDSSETGANEEIQSSHNERIVCNAVAQECIGYMHIHFPDIEISVKTSVPDDVTITTNHLFLMRSLRELLYNAAKYSDGQNISLEIVETDTTLRFIVQDTGPGISESSAEQIFQPFIKVNDLSEGLGLGLALSKRHAISLGGNLTLDSNYHDGCRFILEVPKEQ